The following nucleotide sequence is from Natronobeatus ordinarius.
GATCTCTTCCCAGTTCGCGTGACTCCGAAGGGGGAGATTGAGCGTGATGTGCCAGGCGATGCGGCATTACTATTGCCACCAGAAGACATTAAGCCCGACGTTGCGTTCCATGGCGTGAAGCTGTTCGCGCCAGCAATTTATCGACCCTCTGGGTGGACGAAGCCAACCGGACAGAGTACTGACTCGGATGACTTTTTCAATCGACTACAGAACATCTGGTCGCTCAGCCGGTTCAACTTCTCATCATTCATTCAGGGTGTCGTCCTCCCCCATCTCCCAGGCGGGCGGGGAGCACCCGGATCAGAAGCCGATCTCAGAGACAAGGCCAAATTATCCTTCCTCCAAGAACTTGCCTGTCGAGGATCGTCGTCCGTGGCAGATCCCACAGCGCCACTGCCCCACGAATTCCGCAAGGCGACGGACTATTACCGACTTTGTCTATTGCCAGTTCCTACCAAAGATGGGGGCTGGGCACGTGCATACCAAGTGTACTTCGGCCCTAAGTGGGTTGAGAACAGTGAGGTTGGGTCCGCAATCACATTTCTCCGATCTTGTGGAATCACCGCTGACAAGGCGCCAGAACTCGCACCCCCCAAGACTTTTGTCGAGGATACCCCCTCGACTGCTGAGGCCGAGGACAGCACTGCAAGCGAAGCGACTGACGGCTCTGTAACTGAGGAAACCCGCGAACGAATCGATGAGTGGAAGCGATTCTTCACCTGGTTGGGTGTCACCGCACATCTCCGTCTCACTCCGCTTTGGCATCCCGAATCAGACCGTGAGTACAGTGCGACATCGGAGATCGGTCGACCGTCCGCTGCTCATCCCACGCTTGGGACAGGCGGCCCTAGTGATCAAATCTGGGGCGGTTTCCGCGAACAGCTTTCTGAGGCCATCGAGGAGACGGCTGCCGCGGAGCGAAACCATCGCTCTATTTTCAAAGCGAACCGGCTCCAGTTCTGGGACGAGATCATGGCCGCAATAGAGAAGTCGCCTACACACGGTCGCAGCTTATTCCTCCACCTCGGCTACTGGTGGGAGGATATATATCGGGATGCGATGACTGTTGGCATCGGCGCACACAGTACTAATGCGTCGAACGTAGGCGGCAGGAGTAAGGGTGTACCAAAACCGCACGAGCGCTTTCAGATTGGCACAAACCTATGGTTGTGGGAACTTCGGCACACACCGTGGTGTCCGTCGGAGCACGGGTTGTTAGAACCCGGTCGTGTGTGGCAGCGCTCTCCTGGCATTATCGAACGATTCTCGCTCACAGAGGAGAGTGGAGAGGTTTTACTCCCACTTGTCCCGGCGGATCTATGGACCGCGATGAACTCGGTTCCTTCGGACTTCTTCGAAGCCTTAGAAATTCACGCGTCCGTCTCACAGTCAACCTTCGCGCCGCCAGATGCGGCTGTGGCGGCTAATCGGATCGCCACTTGGTGTGAGCGGGCGTCGCAGTCAAAGATAGAAGACGCTCAGCGTGAGTTACGGACTGGATATCGCCAACTTGCCCGGGTACTTCCTGACGCCGAGACCCTCTCTGATGCTTGGCGAGAGGCTAGCACCGAGCTCTCTGATATCTCAGTACTCTGTGAGACGGAGGAGGGACTCGAACTCTGTACAGCGAATGAAGCGTACTATGTGACGACCGCCACGGAGGATAAACAGATTCCTCTCGACAAGCCACCCGTATTCCTTCTCAAAGAGACCGATGCTGGCGGATTCGGAACAGTGTTCGGTCTTACCCGATTTGAGAAAGCAGTCACTCGAGCAGTGTCCAAAGGAACGGATATCGACAATGCAGAACGAGTTCGAGGCCACCTCGCTGATGTCGTGCCATCGCTCCGTTGTGTGTTCGCTCGCGACCGCCCCTCTCAGACGAAATCGGACGCAAGAGCCCTTGAACGGTTCAAGAACGATGTACGTGTGGTGTCCTCATTGGAAGTCACGTATTCTCTCGACGGATCCGAGAAGACTGCCCAGCCGGGCTGGACGCTCAAACGACCTGCCGCACCTGGGGAGTCACGAGAACCGATCGTCGCGATGGCATCGAGCGAGGACGAATTGTTCCAGCGTATCGCGAAGGCACTTTGTGATTATACGTCTTACTCGAGTGTCAGCGACGTGATTCTGCTTCTGCAGGAGTTTGAGGCTACAGACCGCCGTAAGAAGCTTGATCTGCTCGATGCGCCGGCGGAATACCTCGATTCACCGGAGTCACACGTAAAAGGAGCGACGGTCACATTCGAGGAGAGCGTCTCCAGTAGTGGAGATGGTCTCTCAGCACTCGATATCTCGTCTGGACTTGGCGACCGTTCCGGCAGAACTACCAGCTCCAGCACTGACGAAGAATCCGTCGACCGGATTACTAGTCCAACGGATCCAGTAGAGCAACTCATCGACCCTGACGGTATCGTCTTTGATTTCGAATCGAAGTTCGAACCTGACTCCCGGGGAGTAGCGGCTGGATCGACAAGTACCGAAAAGTCTCGATCATCACTGTCGGCGAACGGCGCTGGTACGAGTAGTGCCAATCCAAGTGCCGGTGCCAGTCGGATAGGACCTGACGTGATAGGCTCGGAGCTGCTCCCTCGTTACGAGTACGACCGACTCTATACCGATTCGGAGAGTTCCTGGGAGATCGACCTCCGAGATTGTATTCACTCCGTCGAAGAATGGAAAACAGTTGATACTGCCTACGACTTCGATCCCGCTGCAGCGGTACTTGAGTGGCTGGTCTCGGAAATTGGCCTCGATAGAACATACATGGGCTTCGACTATCTTGTGCTCGATCCGGAGTTCGTCCAGGCCTGGGACCGCGGTGAGAATCCCCAGCCAGGTGTCACCGCCATTGATCGGCTTATAGAACTTAAATCACTGAAGGGTGACGGGCAGACATCGCTCTCGCTTAATGAGTGGGCTACTGCCACAGAATCGGCACTCCAAGACGTGTACTATCTCTATGTGATGGGGAACCTCAAAGCATCCGACGAGGTCGACGAATTTGTTCGTGAGATTCAGAACCCGGCACACGTCCTTGAAACCCACCGACAGAAGCAGTCACAGACGTCGGTATCGATTACAGTTAACACGAAGCACTTCGATGTCGAAGGCTACGTCACACAGACGCCACTGCGACGCAAGGAAGATGTTGCAGACTCAACTCCCCGTGAGTGACCTAATTATCTCCTGAGCGGTCGAACTGATTCGGCCGAGGCGCTCTTGAATCACCTCCGAGTCATCGCCCTGCCACGCAGCGAGATAGAACGCAGATCCGCTCGTGTCGAGTCCGAAATACCGACCGACAATGTACGCGACGGCTTCTGCTTCGACTTCTCGTTTTGCCCGTTCGGGTTCATTCTCGATATCGAAGTGGAGCAGCGCGTGGGCGTACTCGTGAATCAACGTGACGGCGAGGTCTGCTAGGTTCGATCGGGCTCTTGCTTCGACGACTGGCTGGAGATCGTGTAGACTCCGGTACTTACAGACTCCCTTCGCGTCGCCATGGTTCCAGTCGTTAGCATCGACGATGCGTACCTTCACACCGAGTTCATCAGCTGCCCCTTTGAGCGCAGGCACCAGGTCGTCGGCGTCGCCCATCGCTGCAGTCTCCAGTTCGGGAAGCGGCTCTCCTTCCGTTTGGGACACGTCGAAGACTGGCGCTGGTTTGAACCCGACGAGTCCTTTCGACCATTCATCCGGCGACGTCTCGTTGTACTCACAGCCGATTTTCTCGTGGTAGCTGGGCGAATTCTCACACTCGGGACATCGCTTGGTGATGATCGGAGCCCGGATCCAGATGGCCTGTTCGCCTTCCTGGACATGCCGATCGAAGTCGTTTCGCCACGTGTTATAGCCAGCAACCTTTGTTGCCTCTGGATACTGCAGTTTGATGAGGAGCGTATTTCGGTGCGAATAGTCGTGGAATCGACTCTGGACGTCCAACCACTCCTGGAACTCCTCACTCGCTTGTGCATCGTCGACGCGGTCGACGAGGTCGTCGATCCACTCTTCGATGGTACTGTGCATCTCGTCATGTCGGGTATCGGTCTCCTTGAACGAGACCGACGAATCACTACTCGTAGCCATGGTTTTCTGGACTTGAATTATCGAAACTGCGCCGATTCAGATCGCGCCGCACCCCTTCGGGGCGCAAAAAACAGTGCTATCTGGCGGAGGGCCTGTTTCTTTTCCGCAAAGCCGAGCGTGGTGAGGTGTTCGAGAAATGCGTCGAACTGCTCGACGTCGCTGGGCACGTCAGTCGCAAGGTGCCGTGTCCATTCGATGGTCTACTGGAACGTGGGATCGGATTCGTTCTTGCCGTGGATGTACCACTACTGAGCCGTTTTAAGAGCGATGAGTAGGTTTGTCGGTGGCTGTTCACCGGCGATCCCAACCGCGATCGATTCAATCTCTTCGGGCACTTCGCTGGGATTGACCACCCCTGACTGTGTGTTTGCGATATCGGCTGGAATCTACCTGATCGAGACACCAGTCGCACGCTGTCACTGACTCACGGAAAATCACCACCTTGGAGAACTCGATTTAGAGCCTTCGCCTCTCTGGGGGGGCGCAAAAAACCACTCGTCACGGAACAGTGGCAGGTGTGGGGTGCCACTCTGCAAACCATGCTTGATACGTTCGATAAGGGGTACTGATGCAATTACTGTGCGTGTGATTGTAGGGGATCAAGTTGAGGGCTTCGTACTTAAATGAAGTGTTGGATATTTTACCCAAACCGATAGACTGCGGCCGATTTTGGAAAATAGGGAACCCTATGGGGTATGCGGGAGTAATTTGTCATATGGCTGGCGACCGGACGCACTCGACACCACCCACCGAGATTGCTCGCCACCAGTTAGCGCTGTTCGAGTCAATATCGGAAGATGACAGAGAGCGAATCATCCCCTTCAGCACTCTGGAGACCCAGCACTACTGCGAGCAGAAAGCACAGTTTGAGCGTGCTGAAATCCCGGATGAGGAATCCCTCCCAGAGCGACTTATCCGTGCACAGGAACAACATAATGAACTGATCGAAACGACGGGGGCCACCGATGATGAGTACACACTCGCGGACGCCTGGGACGATATTCAGGCAGACGATGTCTCATTAATCTACTTCCCACTCGCTCATGAGATTGTGAACATGATTTTGGTGGGGCGGCCCACCTTTCTTCGGTTCGTAGACAGTCAACCGGTTCAACTGACGCTCGTTCGTGGCGTAACCAAAGACCGATATCTTGACCAGCTCTTCCCGAATGAGCGATTCCTCTTATGGTGTCACGGAAACCTACTGGATCGAATCGGATTCGATGTCTCAGACCTCTCTATCCGCTATCTCAAATATCCGCAGTCCAAATTCAACGCCGTCGAGGTGAGCAGAGCACAACTCCTGCTCGCAGCCGAAGACGGCGACGATATTGCCGTCAAACTCAACGAGAAGTCAACACTTCACCCGAACATCCGCCAACATACGCTTGCTTACGAACAGGACACACAGCGGGGTAAGCAACTCCGAGCGTATGCTGCCTTCTGGCGCGACGGCAGCGACCCGTCCGGTGCCAATCACTGGAAGAAGTGTGCCAGCTGCCGCTTTCGCTCCGAGTGTGACCTCGCGCTGGCCCAAGGAGAAGAACGCGGGTGACTACTCATGAACAAGCCTATCATCGAACTTGATGCGGAGCCGAACCCAGAACTGCCGCGGATGAGAACCTCATTGAACAGTCGAACCAGGGGCGAATCATGATCGGGTTGACGGTCTTTCCGGAGGTGACGATGCAGCGTTGTGGAGGGAACCAGCTCCAAGATATTGTCTGCTACTTCGATTCCGATGTGGTCTTCACCCCCCACCGAATCCACGAGCCGTTCCTAAGGGCTGAACTCGGGGACTCTGTACGGGTGATGACCCAACCGCTCAACTCCGGCAAACCGCTCGAAATAGCAAGAACAAATGACACCCAGTTGGTCTGGATTTCTACCCCCGGAGATCTCGAGACCGTCATTCAAAATACGGACCCGAAGAAAGGGTGCTCAGAGATATTCCTTCTCTCGGATCAGCTCGCTGTTTCCGTCGACCTCATCGATTTAGAGGCGCGACTTGACGGCCTTACAGAGTACCGGGCGGTGCTCGCTGAGCATGATGCCGTAGGCGAATTCACACACCTCACGATTGAAGCAAATCCGGAATATCGTGCGGAGTGGCAGAGCGTTGATGTCCAGGGAGTTATGCCTGGAGCGAATAAACAGCAAGGAACCATCCATGCCGGTGTCGCACACTTCGAACTCCAACCCAACGGCGTTGTCGGCGGGAAAACCAGAAAGCTGGAGCAATTCGGGCTGCAAGCCGTCGACCAGATCGGTGAATCACGGGTAGAGACGCTCTACCAGGCAGGCATTCACTCACGGCGAGACCTCTCGACATCGTCGGTCCACGATATCTCGAAACTCTCCGGGTTGGGCCAAGCAACTGCCCGGACGGCCATCGAATCCGCACAGGTGATCGAGCAAGGCGAGGTGCGGAAGGCACCGGGCGCAAGCCTGCCAAAGAGCGACCCGATTTTTATTGATATCGAAACCGATGGACTCAATCCCACAATTGTCTGGCTCATCGGTGTCTACCTTCCAGCCCAGAACGACCGATACATGCCGTTCATCGAGACGGATCCATCAAAACCCATTCGTCTTTAGCTAAGACTGCTGGTTATACTCCGTGGCAGAATTATGCTTAATGGTATTAGTCGAACGAATCTAGCGGCTGAACCGCTGATGCGGCTGAGAGTCAACAGTACAGATAATGCAGAGACTGCTTTTTCGCCCCGCAGCGGTCGTATACTGACGAAACCCACCTCCAAAACGGTGTTATTCGGTATTACTCTGAGTATTAGCTAAAGACGGATGCATCAAAACCAGAGGTGGCGCTTGAAGCATTTCTGTCGTGGCTCGCTGAATTCGGGCAAGATCAGCCTATTGTGGCCTACAACGGCTGGAACTTTGATTTCCCCGTGATCAACGAACATATCGCGGACCATTGCCCCAGATACCTCGACTTCTGGGAAAGTACGTACCGGTTCGATCTCTACGACTGGGCGGTTAGAGAGAACAACGCGACACTACCTGGGTTGACGAATAAACTGGAAGATGTCGCGGAGGCGCTCGGCTGGGAACCACTCGATACTGGTCTGACTGGTGCTGAAGTCGCCCGATTGTTCCAACGCTATGCTGCAAACCCCTGCCCTGCCACCGAGTTAGATTGGGAGCGACACAAACGATACTGCGAAGACGATGTCCGAGCGTTAGCGCACATTTATCACAAAATCAATGATTCGACCAACCGAATGACCTCAAACAGTAGCGGAACTCGTTCGTCGAATAGGAACTCCACGTCCCAAGGAACCCTTAGCGATTTCTAATTCATGAGCCAAAACCCAACTCCGTCGCTTGACGCAGTCCTGAATATCGAAACACTCGAAGAGACCTTCCCCAACTACAAGGGGCAACTCGTCGACACAATAGCTGACCCACCACGAGCAGCAAACACAGTCCCAGCTACAGACGTGTTACCGGATGGGCTTGCAGACCACCTTGAAAATGACCTCTACAGCCATCAGGCCGAGGCGATTCGAGAGCTGCAAGCGGGCAACAATGCGACCGTCGCGACCTCCACCGCTTCGGGGAAAACCTGGATCTACACGATCTATTTCTGTCTCCTGAAGATTCAAAATCCGGACGCTCGCGCCCTTTTCCTGTATCCGACGAAAGCACTGAGCGCGGATCAAGAACGAGCAGTCAACGACCTGTTCAACCAGCTTGATATCGACGCTATCGCTGAAACCTACGATGGCGATACGAAGCAGGATCGGAAGAAACTCATCAGAGACCGCGTCGATGTTGTTATTTCGAACTTCGCAGGCATCAACCAGTATCTCGACTCCCACATGAAGTGGCGTGACGTCTTCCAGAACTGTGAACTCATGGCTATCGACGAGTGTCACACCTATACCGGAGTTCACGGGATGCACGTTGCATGGGTTATCCGTCGGCTCCGACGTCTGCTCGATCACTACGGTTCTGATCCGCAGCTGGTTTGTTCAACTGCTACGATCGGTAACCCTCGGGAACACTCCGAGCATCTGACCGGGGCCGATTTCCAAGTTATCGACGAGGATGGTAGTCCTCACGGCCGTCGAGAGATCGGTTTCTGGCAGCCTCCGATCCAGGAGACGGACGAGTTAGTCAGCGAGTTAGATGAGGACGAGATTCTCCCCTCAATGCGAGAGAACGCAGATGATGAAGCTGCAGGTGCTTTGGTGCACTTGGCAAAAAATGATGTCCAGACGCTGATGTTCACCGACTCGCGCCAAGGCACGGAGATTGGCGTCAAGCGCGCCATCGAAGCCGCCCGGGACCATCCAGATGGGAAATATATCGACGTCGCACCGTACCACGCTGGGCTCAGCAAACAGAAGCGACGCGCCGTTGAGAATCAGTTGAACGGTGGTCAGATTGACGGGGTAATCTCGACCAGTGCGCTGGAACTGGGGATCGATATCGGGTCAATGGATGCGACAGTACTCGCTGGCTATCCCGGCACCCGGCAATCATTCTGGCAGCGTATCGGCCGTGCAGGCCGGGGTACAACCGACTCACTGTCCGTGTTTGTTCCCCAATCAGACGCCATCGACCAGTATATTCTAAACAATCCCGACTACGTGCTTGAAGAGAACGTGGAGGATGCCGTCATCGATCTCTCGAATAACCCGGTGTACGCTAAGCACATCCTCTGTGCCGCATCTGAACGCCCCCTCACTGAAGCGGACACCGAGTGGTTCGGCCCACGGGATCGGCTTGCACGAGCGATCGACATGTGGCAGGCTGCCGGGCAGATGGTTGGAGACTTGGACCGGGGCGCCCAGTACAACGGGACCGCCCGCCCACAGAGTGGAATTTCGCTGTACGCGACCACTGACGAGCAATACGATGTGAGGCAGGTGGACGGAGAGATCGACATGGAGCCCCTCGACAAAGAGCGTGTGTACCGAGAGTATCATCCCGGCGCGTTGGTGCTGTATGACGGGGACCAGTACGAAGTTCAGGAAGTCGTCGAGGATCGCATCAACCCGTACGTCACCGTCGAACGCTCGAATTCCACGAACTATACCCAGGCGATCCATGACAAACAGATCACCGACTTGGAGGTTGAGCGATCATATGATCTAGACGGCGGCTATCAACTCTGTGCCGGCATGGGAACGGTGCATATCAATTACACTGCCTACAACGTCATCGACATGCACACTGGTGAAGTCGTCGAACCGCTGATTCCCATTGATCTTGATCCGATTTCCCTCCGCA
It contains:
- a CDS encoding sacsin N-terminal ATP-binding-like domain-containing protein; the protein is MTSPLDIDVPPIEDTDNKTLLERIRTRSYISYTGESGDVYGDSTNENETQGDYHGRFIYELLQNADDAIGNRDSATTRFELQGSTLYVANSGRPLDASDVHSLCIQGLSSKSDEEASIGRKGRGFTSVLELTDRPAVYSNEYRFQFNGEKAREALLANTPIENELSAADVPTLRLPFEPETIPKHVTRLLREETPYTTVFAFDLFDDIQDTIESRLQAIDPQTLVFLQNLNRLEISVDGAERIWTIDRPEPSTLADIPGQQITLEQYESATDTEPVQQSDYVQFHRDEIPVDQREGLPNGDWDEVTTTQVSIAFGLETTSNGVRLRPVRESPSIHVFLPTTQSSPGGFLINGAFKPESSRKRIPIADEDSGYNALLFDNVADLLATTVIEFASQTDTTVSDFLSCLRLDSDRLTADCEHYCAAAIREAMATVPFVPRVDTPDVFEHGGTRVSISQLQVPDPDQIPISLATKLTTANGPNPLPSLISSDSAYLPATSILTEQIAQALLSLDAPALNPIDIPSVLADADSKRTTVRPFSDVSTRAGVDPVVEILLDLYDALSGDTRDEFVEQVTLHDLFPVRVTPKGEIERDVPGDAALLLPPEDIKPDVAFHGVKLFAPAIYRPSGWTKPTGQSTDSDDFFNRLQNIWSLSRFNFSSFIQGVVLPHLPGGRGAPGSEADLRDKAKLSFLQELACRGSSSVADPTAPLPHEFRKATDYYRLCLLPVPTKDGGWARAYQVYFGPKWVENSEVGSAITFLRSCGITADKAPELAPPKTFVEDTPSTAEAEDSTASEATDGSVTEETRERIDEWKRFFTWLGVTAHLRLTPLWHPESDREYSATSEIGRPSAAHPTLGTGGPSDQIWGGFREQLSEAIEETAAAERNHRSIFKANRLQFWDEIMAAIEKSPTHGRSLFLHLGYWWEDIYRDAMTVGIGAHSTNASNVGGRSKGVPKPHERFQIGTNLWLWELRHTPWCPSEHGLLEPGRVWQRSPGIIERFSLTEESGEVLLPLVPADLWTAMNSVPSDFFEALEIHASVSQSTFAPPDAAVAANRIATWCERASQSKIEDAQRELRTGYRQLARVLPDAETLSDAWREASTELSDISVLCETEEGLELCTANEAYYVTTATEDKQIPLDKPPVFLLKETDAGGFGTVFGLTRFEKAVTRAVSKGTDIDNAERVRGHLADVVPSLRCVFARDRPSQTKSDARALERFKNDVRVVSSLEVTYSLDGSEKTAQPGWTLKRPAAPGESREPIVAMASSEDELFQRIAKALCDYTSYSSVSDVILLLQEFEATDRRKKLDLLDAPAEYLDSPESHVKGATVTFEESVSSSGDGLSALDISSGLGDRSGRTTSSSTDEESVDRITSPTDPVEQLIDPDGIVFDFESKFEPDSRGVAAGSTSTEKSRSSLSANGAGTSSANPSAGASRIGPDVIGSELLPRYEYDRLYTDSESSWEIDLRDCIHSVEEWKTVDTAYDFDPAAAVLEWLVSEIGLDRTYMGFDYLVLDPEFVQAWDRGENPQPGVTAIDRLIELKSLKGDGQTSLSLNEWATATESALQDVYYLYVMGNLKASDEVDEFVREIQNPAHVLETHRQKQSQTSVSITVNTKHFDVEGYVTQTPLRRKEDVADSTPRE
- a CDS encoding ImmA/IrrE family metallo-endopeptidase, with the protein product MATSSDSSVSFKETDTRHDEMHSTIEEWIDDLVDRVDDAQASEEFQEWLDVQSRFHDYSHRNTLLIKLQYPEATKVAGYNTWRNDFDRHVQEGEQAIWIRAPIITKRCPECENSPSYHEKIGCEYNETSPDEWSKGLVGFKPAPVFDVSQTEGEPLPELETAAMGDADDLVPALKGAADELGVKVRIVDANDWNHGDAKGVCKYRSLHDLQPVVEARARSNLADLAVTLIHEYAHALLHFDIENEPERAKREVEAEAVAYIVGRYFGLDTSGSAFYLAAWQGDDSEVIQERLGRISSTAQEIIRSLTGS
- a CDS encoding helix-hairpin-helix domain-containing protein, which gives rise to MIGLTVFPEVTMQRCGGNQLQDIVCYFDSDVVFTPHRIHEPFLRAELGDSVRVMTQPLNSGKPLEIARTNDTQLVWISTPGDLETVIQNTDPKKGCSEIFLLSDQLAVSVDLIDLEARLDGLTEYRAVLAEHDAVGEFTHLTIEANPEYRAEWQSVDVQGVMPGANKQQGTIHAGVAHFELQPNGVVGGKTRKLEQFGLQAVDQIGESRVETLYQAGIHSRRDLSTSSVHDISKLSGLGQATARTAIESAQVIEQGEVRKAPGASLPKSDPIFIDIETDGLNPTIVWLIGVYLPAQNDRYMPFIETDPSKPIRL
- a CDS encoding ribonuclease H-like domain-containing protein translates to MALEAFLSWLAEFGQDQPIVAYNGWNFDFPVINEHIADHCPRYLDFWESTYRFDLYDWAVRENNATLPGLTNKLEDVAEALGWEPLDTGLTGAEVARLFQRYAANPCPATELDWERHKRYCEDDVRALAHIYHKINDSTNRMTSNSSGTRSSNRNSTSQGTLSDF
- a CDS encoding DEAD/DEAH box helicase, with the protein product MSQNPTPSLDAVLNIETLEETFPNYKGQLVDTIADPPRAANTVPATDVLPDGLADHLENDLYSHQAEAIRELQAGNNATVATSTASGKTWIYTIYFCLLKIQNPDARALFLYPTKALSADQERAVNDLFNQLDIDAIAETYDGDTKQDRKKLIRDRVDVVISNFAGINQYLDSHMKWRDVFQNCELMAIDECHTYTGVHGMHVAWVIRRLRRLLDHYGSDPQLVCSTATIGNPREHSEHLTGADFQVIDEDGSPHGRREIGFWQPPIQETDELVSELDEDEILPSMRENADDEAAGALVHLAKNDVQTLMFTDSRQGTEIGVKRAIEAARDHPDGKYIDVAPYHAGLSKQKRRAVENQLNGGQIDGVISTSALELGIDIGSMDATVLAGYPGTRQSFWQRIGRAGRGTTDSLSVFVPQSDAIDQYILNNPDYVLEENVEDAVIDLSNNPVYAKHILCAASERPLTEADTEWFGPRDRLARAIDMWQAAGQMVGDLDRGAQYNGTARPQSGISLYATTDEQYDVRQVDGEIDMEPLDKERVYREYHPGALVLYDGDQYEVQEVVEDRINPYVTVERSNSTNYTQAIHDKQITDLEVERSYDLDGGYQLCAGMGTVHINYTAYNVIDMHTGEVVEPLIPIDLDPISLRTQLMWIAFPQEIVTRVLCEIPRSSYLQPDEGAEFASMGEEEYTVVGGLHGGEHGMIKMAPLELRLDNSDMGGLSTLRHHEVGAPVWFIHDAIEGGVGFAHSVYEHFQAVALRTVERIDGCDCGRDVGCPACLMSSQCGNQNEPLHRPAALSLLRAALEQVEDATTN